The following DNA comes from Pseudomonas sp. MYb118.
CGGTACCGAAGCGCCAGACTGGCCACTGGCAATCGCCAATAGAGATGCGTTGCTCGAAACCGGCGCGGGCATGTGCACCGCAAACTCCTATGCACCATGCGGCGATGCACTGAGCCAGACTGATGCAATGGACAACTTCCAAACCTTTGGCTACGACCGAGCCGGACAACTGAAACACAGCCGATTGACCCCGGCTGGCGCTGGCCAGTGCGAAAAGCTGCTGGTCAGCGATCTCCACTACAACGCGATGGGCCAGATCGAGGCGGAAGCCGCCGGCAATGGCGTAATTACCCGACATCGCTACGATGCCGCCAATGGCGAGTTGATCGAACTGAGTGCTCATAATGCAAGCAAGCACGTATCAATACGACGCCGTCGGCAATGTGCTGAGCATCGAAGACACCGCGCAACCTATCCGCTACTTCAACAATCAGCGCATTGAGCCGATCAAAACCTTTCGTTACGACACGCTGGGTCAACTGATTGAAGCAACGGGCGGCGAAGCGGTGGTCGGCAGCAGCGGCCCCGCCCTGCCCGATCTTCTGCCGCTGATGCCCGACCCCAGCCAGATCGCCAACTACACCCAGACCTTCCATTACGACGGAGCCGGCAATTTGGCGAAGCTGGTCCATGTGGGGGCTCAAGCTCAGGGGCGGACATTGACCCGACTCCGCTACAGCAACCGCTGCCTACCCGATCGCGATGGCCGTCCACCGACCGAAGCCGAATTGGCCAGTGGTTTCGATGCAAACGGTAACCTGCTGGAGTTACAGCCTGGGCAACGGTTGAACTGGGACATGCGTAACCAGCTTTGCGAGGTTTGCCCCGCGACATGTGAAGACACGGAGGAGAGTGGCGAACGCTACATCTATGACGGCGCAGGCCGACGAGTGCGCAAAGTACTTTCAAGCCGGACAAACGCCCGCACGATTTCAGGGGAAGTACGCTACCTGCCTGGACTGGAGCTGCGCAGCCACGGCGGTACCGGAGAAGTCCTCCAAGTCATCACCGTCAACACCGGCAGCAACAACGTGCAAGTGCTGCACTGGGTTTCGTCACCTCCTGACGAAATGGTGCAGGATCAGGTGCGCTACAGCCTCACCGACCCGGTGAGGTCCTGCACAGTGGAGCTGAATCAGCAGGCGAATGTGATCACCCGGGAATGGTTTTACCCGTTCGGCGCCACGGCACTCTGGGCCGGTCGAAACGCGGTCGAAGCCAAGTACAAGTTCGTTCGGTATTCGGGCAAGGAACGAGATGCAACCGGCCTCATTCATTACGGATTCCGCTACTACGCTCCCTGGATTCAGCGCTGGATAAATACAGACCCTTCCGGCTATGCCGATGGGATGAATTTGTACCAGTTTGCGGGAAATGATCCAATAAACAACATTGATATTGCTGGTCTGAAAAATGAGCGATGGAGAGGTCTGGTCCATAAGTATGTGTACAAACCACCGCACATCGGCCAGTCAAATGGCCTGAGGGCAGAGTATGTAGACGAACATATACTTGACATCTCCAGGCAAGTAAGTGGCTCGATGAAATACATGGGGGTTTTATACTACAGTCAACAACAGCGAATCGAAAAATCCACTCACTCGATAGAAACTGTTTCCATGACATTGCCGGACAAAACAAAAATACCCGTCAATGGAGTTGTTGTAACACCTGGCGGAATAGACGCCCATTACTTCAACAATACTGCAACGACGGACGTTACCGTCTCGAGTAATTGGCTGTCTGATGAAGGACGTGTCGGCTATGTGCTTGGAATGAATGAAAATAAGCAGCCAGAGCTTGCCATCTATTCTCCGCAATTGAATGTCGTTCACCACTCCAGCCCCTTCGCCGGTCGACCGGTACTGGACTCCGGCATGATGAGTATTTCCAATGGCGGCGTGGCATTTATAGAAAATAGCAGTGGGCACTACCAGCCGTTGATCGAACAGAAACTACACACACTTAATTTCCTCAGGAAAAATGGCATCAACCTGGAAGATACTTTTCTCTCAGAGTTCATACCACCCGAAATTCGCTTTTCAGACGCGCAAAATGCCCAGGATGAGTTGGAAAACTTCTTTAAAAGCAACCTTTACAACGCCGAAGACTTTTATGCCTTCCACTTGGACAAATCCGTGCAGAAAGCGCCAGGTGAACGACCGGTGATTGTCATTCCCGCCGCAGGCAAAGAGCATTTGTCGCCCATGGAAACAGCTACTTATCGCGACTGGTCGGTGCGTAGTTCAAAAACGTACAGGCCGCAAAAATTTCAGGCATCGGTATTGCGATATACAACGAGGAGATGAGTAAAGCCACGCTACAAGGTGGTTGGCTGCTGGATCGCCAGCCTGTTCGCGGTGGTGGCTAGATGACGGTAGGGTGTCAGGTGTCCCGTGTCATCGTTGACCACCATCGCGAATGAATTCGCTCCTACAGGGCTCACCCCTCCGGCCGCAACATCAACACAGCCAACGGCGGCAAATTCAGCACCAACGACAACGCCTGCCCATGGCTCGCCTCTTCCTCGGTCGATGCACCGCCCCCATTCCCGTAATTCGACCCGGCATAGGTCGCCGAATCGCTGTTGATCACCTCATTCCAGCGCCCGGCAAACGGCACGCCAATGCGATATTCCGCCCGCGGCACCGGGGTGAAGTTGGCGACAACCAGCAAAGGCCGGCCGTCCTTGCTCCAGCGCAGGAACGCATAAACGCTGTTGATCGCATCATCACCAATCAACCACTGGAAGCCTTGCGGCGCATCGTCCTGGTCGTGCAATGCCGGTTCGGCGCGGTACAACTGGTTGAGGTCGCTGACCAGTTTCTGTACGCCTTTGTGTTCCGAGTACTGCAACAGGTACCAGTCCAGTTGCTGGTCGTGGTTCCACTCGCGCCACTGGCCGAATTCGCATCCCATGAACAGCAGTTTTTTGCCTGGGTGCGCCCACATGAAGCTCAGGTAGGCCCGCAGGTTGGCGAATTTCTGCCAGCGGTCGCCGGGCATCTTGTCGATCAGCGAGTGCTTGCCGTGCACCACTTCGTCGTGGGAGATCGGCAGGATGAAACGCTCCGACCAGGCGTACACCAGACCGAAACTCAGCTCGTTGTGGTGATGGGCGCGGTAGACCGGGTCCTGCTGGATGTAGTGCAGCGAATCGTGCATCCAGCCCATGTTCCATTTGTAGTCGAAGCCCAGACCGCCCTGCTGGGTGTTCTGGCTGACGCCGGGCCAGGCCGTGGACTCTTCGGCGATCACCAGTGCGCCAGGGGCTTCGAGGTTGACCACGTCGTTGAGGTGCCGCAGGAAGTCGATGGCTTCGAGGTTCTCGCGGCCACCATGGCGGTTGGGCACCCACTCACCGGCCTTGCGCGAATAATCGCGGTACAGCATCGACGCCACGGCATCGACGCGCAGGCCATCGACGTGGAAATGCTTGAGCCAGTGCAGGGCCGAAGCCAGCATGTAGCCATGCACTTCGGTGCGGCCCAGGTTGTAGATCAGCGTGTCCCAGTCCTGGTGGAAGCCCTCCTGCGGGTTGCCGTATTCGTACAGCGCGGTGCCGTCGAACTGGGCCAGGCCATGGGCGTCGGTGGGGAAATGCGCCGGCACCCAGTCGAGGATGACGCCAATCCCCGCCACGTGGCAGGCGTTGACGAAGGCGGCGAATTCGTCCGATGTGCCGTAACGGGCGCTCGGGGCGAATTGCGCCAGCAACTGATAACCCCAGGAGCCTCCAAACGGGTGCTCCATGATCGGCATCAGCTCGATGTGGGTGAACCCCAATTCCTTGACATAGGGAATCAGCCGTTCGCCCAGCTCGGGCCAGGTGTACTGGCGAGCCACTTCGCCCAGGTCGTCCAGCTCGCACTGCCAGGAACCGGCGTGCAACTCGTAGATCGACAGCGGCTGGTTCGGCTGAGAACGCTCCAGCCGCGTTTGCATCCACTCATGATCCTGCCAATCGACCTGCAACGGCGAGGCGACTTTCGACGCGGTGTCCGGCGGCAACGAGGTCGCCAGGGCCATCGGGTCGGCCTTCAGCGGCAGGATGCCGTGGGCGCCAAGGATTTCGTATTTGTACGCCTCACCGGCGCCCAGGCGCGGAATGAACAACTCCCAGACCCCGGTCGGGTGGCGCTGGCGCATCGGATGGCGGCGGCCGTCCCAGTTGTTGAAGTCGCCGACCACCGACACCCGCTTGGCATTCGGTGCCCACACGGCAAAACGCACGCCGTCGACACCCTCGACGTTCTTCAGTTGTGCGCCCAGGCAGGCGCTGAGGTCGCGGTGATTGCCTTCGGCGAACAGATACAAGTCCATCTCGCCGAGCAACGGGCCGAAGCTGTAGGGGTCTTCGGTGACCTGTTCGCCCCCGGCCCAACGGGTGCGCAGCAGGTAAGGCTGGGCCCGTTCGAAATGCCCGACGAACAAGCCCGGCTTGTCGGTGGCCTCAAGCGCGCCGATCTCTTCGCCGGTGTTGCGGTCCAGTACCTGCACGCTCAGCGCGTCCGGCAGATACACACGAATGAATTGCCCGCCGGCACCATCGCCATGGGGGCCCAGAATTGCGAAGGGATCGTGATGCTCGGCGCGAACCAGCGCGTCGATGTCCCGCGATCCTGGTAGTAACGCCTCTTTGGCGTGACCCTGTTCCTTGTTCGAGAAACTCATGACTACTCTCCACCAAGATCGGAAAAGGGTTTAAGCCCACTCAATAATCCATATAAACCGTGCAACGGCACGGGCAACCAGGTGGGCCTGTTCTCTGCTTCGTAGGCCACCTCGTACGCCGCCTTTTCCAGTCCGAACAACGCCAGCGCAGCGTCCTCGCCCTCCGGATCTTGCCACGCATGACCCAGACTAGCTGCTGCCAGCCGATAAGCGTCGATAAATGCCTGTTTCGCTTCCATCAGGTAGCGCTCGGCCACGCGCTGGCGTGCAGCCTGGGCCTCATCGGTGTTGTCGACGTTGTGCACGTTGATCGCCATCGCCGCCGCGTAATCGAACGAGCGCAACACGCCGCTGACGTCCTTGTACGGGCTGTGCTTGCCACGTCGCTCGACCAGTGGCCGCGCCGGTTCGCCTTCGAAGTCGATCAGGTAGGCATCGCCCTTGATCACCAGCACTTGCCCCAGGTGCAGGTCGCCATGCACGCGGATGCGCAAGCCACCAGCGGCCTTTTTGCCCAGGTCGTCAACATGGGCAGTAATGGCTTTAGCGTTGGCCAGCAGGTGACTGACCAGCGTTTGGTCCGAAGGGTTCAGTTCATTTTTATGTTGTTTGAGCAGCGCCAACGCCCGCTCGACTTGCACCGCCACGTCCTTGGCTGAAGTCCGGGCGTCCTTGGCCGTGGTGACCTGCGGGGCAAAGTCGGGGTTGTCGGTCGGCGCGGCGAGCACTTGATGCATCTCGCCCAGGCGCTGGCCGAGCATGCCGGCGAAATCGCGCAGTTCGCCGAGGGCGTTGTAATGCTGTTCCTGCTCGGACATGGCGCCGGCCAGTTCGTCGCGCAAGGCCCGCTCGAGGTTGTTCTGCGTCCACTCCCAGGCATCGCCCTGATTGCTCAGGTAGCCCTGAGCGATCATCAGCAGGTTGTCTTCGCCCTGGGCATCGCGGCGCACCACCGAACCGAGCAGCGGTGAGATGTTGGCGAAACCGGCGGCGGTCAGGTAGGCGCTCATTTCCAGTTCCGGGTGCACGCCCGAGGCGACCTTGCGGATCAGCTTGAGCACCAGGCTGCCACCGATCACCACCGAGCTATTGGACTGTTCGGCGGACAGGTAACGCACTTCGGACTCACTCGTCAGCCCCAGCGCGGCCAGCGCCGGCGTCGGCTCGAAGCGGATTTCGCCACCCTCGCAGGTCAACACGTTGCTGGCCTGGATGTCCTGCAACACGCTGCGGATGAAGTGCTCCAGGGTAAAGGCATCGGTGATCAAGCCCACCTGCGGGCCGCGCCGGACCCGTGACAACGCCAGTTGCTGCGGCAGCGCCGGGCCCAGTTGATCTTCGGCAATGAAGCCGAACGGCAACTGGTAGCGACTGGTCTGGCCGCCACTGGTGACTTCGATCTCGCTGAGCAGCACCGGATGCTGCGCATCGCCGAAGCGTACGCCGTAAGCGAGGTTGACCTCGTCGATCGCCGCGCCCTTGCCGGCGAACCAGCGCCGGTTGTGCAACCAGTCCGGCAGGATGCCTTGCTCCAGGGTCGTGCGTGAGGGCGCTTCGAGCAGTTCTTCCATGCGTTTCTTCAGCACCAGGGTGGTGAAGTCCGGCAGGCTCTGTGCCGGTTCTACGTGCCAGGTAGGCATTTGATTCTCCAGGGCCAGTGCAAACCAGTAGAAGCCATACGGCGCCAGGGTCAGCAGGAAGTTGAGTTGGCCGATGGGCGGGAAGGCATTACCGCCGAGCATTTCCACCGGCACCATGCCCACATAGGCCGACAGGTCCAGTTCCGCCGCCTGGGCGCTGCGCGACACGTTGGCCACGCACAGGATGATTTCCTGCTTGCCGTCCTCACCGGTGAATTCACGGGTATAGGCCAGGATCCGCCGGTTGCTCGGCGAGAGCATTTTCAGCGTGCCGCGACCGAACGCCTTGGACTGCTTGCGCACCGCCAGCAGGCGCCTTGTCCAGTTGAGCATCGAGTGCGGGTCGCCGGACTGGGTTTCCACATTGACCGACAGATAGCCGTACAGCGGGTCCATGATCGGCGGCAGCACCAGGCTGGCCGGGTCGGCCCTGGAAAAACCGCCGTTACGGTCGATCGACCACTGCATCGGCGTGCGCACACCGTCGCGGTCGCCCAGATAGATGTTGTCGCCCATGCCGATTTCGTCACCGTAATACAGGGTCGGCGTGCCGGGCATCGACAGCAGCAGGCTGTTGAGCAACTCCACGCGGCGGCGGTCGCGCTCCATCAGTGGCGCCAGGCGCCGGCGGATGCCCAGGTTGATCCGCGCACGGCGGTCGGCGGCGTAGTAATTCCACAGGTAGTCACGTTCCTTGTCGGTGACCATCTCCAGGGTCAATTCATCGTGGTTGCGCAGGAAGATCGCCCACTGGCAGTTGGCGGGAATCTCCGGGGTCTGGCGCAGGATGTCGGTAATCGGGAAGCGGTCTTCCTGGGCCAGCGCCATGTACATGCGCGGCATCAACGGGAAGTGGAACGCCATGTGGCATTCGTCGCCATTGAGCCCGCTCTTGTCGGTGTCGCCGAAGTACAGCTGGGTGTCTTCCGGCCACTGGTTGGCTTCGGCCAGCAGCATGCGGTCGGGGTAGTTGGCGTCGATCTCGGCGCGGATCTGCTTGAGGACGTCGTGGGTCTCCGGCAGGTTCTCGTTGTTGGTGCCGTCGCGCTCGATCAGGTAGGGAATGGCGTCCAGGCGCAGGCCGTCGATGCCCATGTCCAGCCAGTAGCGCATCACCGCCAACACCGCCTTCATTACTTGCGGGTTGTCGAAATTCAGGTCCGGCTGGTGCGAATAGAAGCGGTGCCAGAAGTACTGCCCGGCGACCGGGTCCCAGGTCCAGTTGGACTTCTCGGTGTCGAGAAAGATGATGCGCGTGCCATCGTATTTGCCATCGTCGTCGGACCACACGTAGAAATCCCGCGCCGCCGAACCGGGCTTGGCCTTGCGTGCGCGCTGGAACCAAGGGTGCTGGTCCGAGGTGTGGTTGATGACCAGCTCGGTGATCACCCGCAGGCCGCGTTTGTGTGCCTCGGCAATGAAGCGCCGGGCGTCGGCCAGGGTGCCGTAATCGGGGTGTACGGCGCGGTATTCGGCGATGTCGTAACCGTCGTCGCGCCGTGGCGAGGGGTAGAACGGCAGCAGCCAGATGGTGTTCACACCGAGGTCGGCGATGTAGTCGAGCTTGGCGATCAGGCCGGGAAAGTCGCCGATACCGTCGTTGTTGGAGTCGAAAAAGGATTTAACGTGGACCTGGTAGATCACGGCATCCTTGTACCAGAGCGGGTCCTTGATGAACGTGGCTGCCTTGGGTTTCTTCGCCATGGAATAACTCCTGTTGAGCGCCGCCGCGCGCGCCTTTGTCGCGCGCACGGCGGTTCCGATCATCGGTTAAACGGTAATCCGCCAGATGCCGAACGGCTGGTACGCCGGGTCGATGCGCATGAACTGGTGCTTGCCGTGCCACGTCCAGCGGTGGCCGTTCATCAGGTCTTCGCCCTGGGTGCTGGCGTCGTCGGGCAGGCCCATTTCCCACAGCGGCAACTCGAAATTCGCTTCCTGTACGTTGTGCGGGTCGAGGCTGACCGCCGCCAGGATGAAGTTGCTGCCGTCAAAGCTGCGCTTGCCGAAATACAGGATGTTGTCGTTCCAGGCGTTGTAGATCGACAGGCCCAGGTGCGTGTGCAGCGCCGGGTTCTGCCGGCGGATGCGGTTGAGCTGGGCGATCTCGGCAATGATGTTGCCCGGTGCGTTGAAATCCCTGGGGCGGATCTCGTATTTCTCCGAGTCC
Coding sequences within:
- the glgB gene encoding 1,4-alpha-glucan branching protein GlgB, whose translation is MSFSNKEQGHAKEALLPGSRDIDALVRAEHHDPFAILGPHGDGAGGQFIRVYLPDALSVQVLDRNTGEEIGALEATDKPGLFVGHFERAQPYLLRTRWAGGEQVTEDPYSFGPLLGEMDLYLFAEGNHRDLSACLGAQLKNVEGVDGVRFAVWAPNAKRVSVVGDFNNWDGRRHPMRQRHPTGVWELFIPRLGAGEAYKYEILGAHGILPLKADPMALATSLPPDTASKVASPLQVDWQDHEWMQTRLERSQPNQPLSIYELHAGSWQCELDDLGEVARQYTWPELGERLIPYVKELGFTHIELMPIMEHPFGGSWGYQLLAQFAPSARYGTSDEFAAFVNACHVAGIGVILDWVPAHFPTDAHGLAQFDGTALYEYGNPQEGFHQDWDTLIYNLGRTEVHGYMLASALHWLKHFHVDGLRVDAVASMLYRDYSRKAGEWVPNRHGGRENLEAIDFLRHLNDVVNLEAPGALVIAEESTAWPGVSQNTQQGGLGFDYKWNMGWMHDSLHYIQQDPVYRAHHHNELSFGLVYAWSERFILPISHDEVVHGKHSLIDKMPGDRWQKFANLRAYLSFMWAHPGKKLLFMGCEFGQWREWNHDQQLDWYLLQYSEHKGVQKLVSDLNQLYRAEPALHDQDDAPQGFQWLIGDDAINSVYAFLRWSKDGRPLLVVANFTPVPRAEYRIGVPFAGRWNEVINSDSATYAGSNYGNGGGASTEEEASHGQALSLVLNLPPLAVLMLRPEG
- a CDS encoding RHS repeat domain-containing protein, yielding MQASTYQYDAVGNVLSIEDTAQPIRYFNNQRIEPIKTFRYDTLGQLIEATGGEAVVGSSGPALPDLLPLMPDPSQIANYTQTFHYDGAGNLAKLVHVGAQAQGRTLTRLRYSNRCLPDRDGRPPTEAELASGFDANGNLLELQPGQRLNWDMRNQLCEVCPATCEDTEESGERYIYDGAGRRVRKVLSSRTNARTISGEVRYLPGLELRSHGGTGEVLQVITVNTGSNNVQVLHWVSSPPDEMVQDQVRYSLTDPVRSCTVELNQQANVITREWFYPFGATALWAGRNAVEAKYKFVRYSGKERDATGLIHYGFRYYAPWIQRWINTDPSGYADGMNLYQFAGNDPINNIDIAGLKNERWRGLVHKYVYKPPHIGQSNGLRAEYVDEHILDISRQVSGSMKYMGVLYYSQQQRIEKSTHSIETVSMTLPDKTKIPVNGVVVTPGGIDAHYFNNTATTDVTVSSNWLSDEGRVGYVLGMNENKQPELAIYSPQLNVVHHSSPFAGRPVLDSGMMSISNGGVAFIENSSGHYQPLIEQKLHTLNFLRKNGINLEDTFLSEFIPPEIRFSDAQNAQDELENFFKSNLYNAEDFYAFHLDKSVQKAPGERPVIVIPAAGKEHLSPMETATYRDWSVRSSKTYRPQKFQASVLRYTTRR
- the treS gene encoding maltose alpha-D-glucosyltransferase, with the protein product MAKKPKAATFIKDPLWYKDAVIYQVHVKSFFDSNNDGIGDFPGLIAKLDYIADLGVNTIWLLPFYPSPRRDDGYDIAEYRAVHPDYGTLADARRFIAEAHKRGLRVITELVINHTSDQHPWFQRARKAKPGSAARDFYVWSDDDGKYDGTRIIFLDTEKSNWTWDPVAGQYFWHRFYSHQPDLNFDNPQVMKAVLAVMRYWLDMGIDGLRLDAIPYLIERDGTNNENLPETHDVLKQIRAEIDANYPDRMLLAEANQWPEDTQLYFGDTDKSGLNGDECHMAFHFPLMPRMYMALAQEDRFPITDILRQTPEIPANCQWAIFLRNHDELTLEMVTDKERDYLWNYYAADRRARINLGIRRRLAPLMERDRRRVELLNSLLLSMPGTPTLYYGDEIGMGDNIYLGDRDGVRTPMQWSIDRNGGFSRADPASLVLPPIMDPLYGYLSVNVETQSGDPHSMLNWTRRLLAVRKQSKAFGRGTLKMLSPSNRRILAYTREFTGEDGKQEIILCVANVSRSAQAAELDLSAYVGMVPVEMLGGNAFPPIGQLNFLLTLAPYGFYWFALALENQMPTWHVEPAQSLPDFTTLVLKKRMEELLEAPSRTTLEQGILPDWLHNRRWFAGKGAAIDEVNLAYGVRFGDAQHPVLLSEIEVTSGGQTSRYQLPFGFIAEDQLGPALPQQLALSRVRRGPQVGLITDAFTLEHFIRSVLQDIQASNVLTCEGGEIRFEPTPALAALGLTSESEVRYLSAEQSNSSVVIGGSLVLKLIRKVASGVHPELEMSAYLTAAGFANISPLLGSVVRRDAQGEDNLLMIAQGYLSNQGDAWEWTQNNLERALRDELAGAMSEQEQHYNALGELRDFAGMLGQRLGEMHQVLAAPTDNPDFAPQVTTAKDARTSAKDVAVQVERALALLKQHKNELNPSDQTLVSHLLANAKAITAHVDDLGKKAAGGLRIRVHGDLHLGQVLVIKGDAYLIDFEGEPARPLVERRGKHSPYKDVSGVLRSFDYAAAMAINVHNVDNTDEAQAARQRVAERYLMEAKQAFIDAYRLAAASLGHAWQDPEGEDAALALFGLEKAAYEVAYEAENRPTWLPVPLHGLYGLLSGLKPFSDLGGE